Proteins from a single region of Ananas comosus cultivar F153 linkage group 3, ASM154086v1, whole genome shotgun sequence:
- the LOC109707672 gene encoding hsp70-Hsp90 organizing protein-like yields the protein MAEEAKAKGNAAFSAGRFDDAVRHFSEAIALAPTNHVLYSNRSAAYASLHRYAEALADAEKTVELKPDWAKGYSRLGAAHLGLGDADAAVAAYEKGLALDPNNDALKSGLADARAAAARAARAPPSPSGASPFGKIFQGPELWTKLTADPTTRGYLQQPDFVQMLKDIQKNPQNINLYLSDQRMMQALGVLLNVKMRAPTDEMERERDFPQPEPTAKAPEAEPAKEPEQAPEPMEVTGEEKEARERKAEAQKEKEAGNAAYKKKDFESAIQHYTKAMELDDGDISYLTNRAAVYLEMGKHEECIKDCDKAVERGRELHSDFKMIARALTRKGTALVKLAKCSKDYDLAIETFQKALTEHRNPDTLKRLNDAERAKKELEQQEYFDPKIADEEREKGNEFFKQQKYPEAIKHYTEALKRNPKDPRVYSNRAACYTKLGALPEGLKDAEKCIELDPTFSKGYTRKGAIQFFMKEYDKALETYQEGLKHDPNNQELLDGVRRCVEQINKANRGEISPEELKERQEKAMHDPEIQNILSDPIMRQVLIDFQENPRAAQDHLKNPQVMHKIQKLISAGIVQMR from the exons ATGGCCGAGGAGGCGAAAGCCAAGGGCAACGCGGCGTTCTCCGCGGGGCGCTTCGACGACGCCGTGCGCCACTTCTCCGAGGCCATCGCCCTCGCCCCCACCAACCACGTCCTCTATTCTAACCGCTCCGCCGCGTACGCCTCCCTCCACCGCTACGCCGAGGCCCTCGCCGACGCCGAGAAGACCGTGGAGCTCAAGCCCGACTGGGCGAAGGGCTATTCCCGCCTCGGCGCCGCCCACCTCGGCCTCggcgacgccgacgccgccgtcgccgcctacGAGAAGGGCCTCGCCCTCGACCCCAACAACGACGCCCTCAAATCCGGCCTCGCCGacgcccgcgccgccgccgcgcgcgcaGCGCGAGCTCCGCCGTCCCCCTCCGGAGCCTCGCCCTTCGGCAAGATCTTCCAGGGCCCCGAGCTCTGGACGAAACTCACCGCCGATCCCACCACGCGGGGCTACCTCCAGCAACCGGACTTCGTCCAGATGCTCAAAGACATCCAGAAAAACCCTCAGAACATCAATCTGTACCTCTCGGATCAGCGGATGATGCAGGCGCTCGGAGTCCTCCTTAACGTGAAGATGAGGGCGCCGACGGACGaaatggagagggagagggatttCCCTCAGCCGGAGCCAACGGCGAAGGCCCCGGAGGCTGAACCAGCAAAGGAACCGGAGCAGGCGCCAGAGCCAATGGAGGTAACGGGAGAGGAGAAGGAAGCGAGGGAGAGGAAGGCGGAGGCGCAGAAAGAGAAGGAGGCCGGAAATGCCGCGTACAAGAAGAAGGATTTTGAGTCGGCGATTCAGCATTACACGAAGGCAATGGAGCTGGATGACGGGGATATTTCCTATCTCACTAATAGGGCTGCGGTCTACTTGGAGATGGGAAAG CATGAAGAATGTATAAAGGACTGTGATAAAGCTGTTGAGAGGGGCAGAGAGCTTCACTCTGATTTCAAAATGATAGCAAGGGCTTTAACCAGGAAAGGAACTGCCTTAGTGAAGCTTGCAAAATGCTCAAAGGACTATGATCTTGCCATTGAAACTTTTCAAAAAGCCTTAACTGAACACCGCAATCCGGACACTCTCAAAAGGCTAAATGATGCTGAGAGAGCAAAGAAAGAACTTGAGCAACAAGAGTACTTTGATCCAAAGATAGCTGATGAGGAGCGAGAGAAAG GCAATGAGTTTTTCAAGCAGCAAAAATACCCTGAAGCTATAAAACATTACACTGAAGCTCTGAAGAGGAACCCGAAGGATCCAAGG GTATATAGCAACAGAGCTGCATGCTACACAAAGTTGGGAGCTTTACCGGAAGGTCTGAAGGATGCTGAGAAGTGCATTGAACTTGACCCTACCTTTTCGAAAGGTTACACTAGGAAAGGCGCTATACAGTTCTTCATGAAAGAATATGACAAAGCGTTAGAGACTTATCAGGAGGGCTTAAAGCACGACCCTAACAATCAGGAACTGTTGGATGGTGTGAGGAG ATGTGTTGAACAGATTAACAAGGCTAACAGGGGTGAGATTAGTCCAGAAGAATTGAAAGAGAGACAG GAGAAGGCCATGCATGACCCAGAGATACAGAATATCTTGTCTGATCCCATAATGCGTCAG GTATTGATCGATTTCCAGGAGAATCCGAGGGCCGCACAAGACCACCTGAAGAATCCTCAGGTGATGCATAAAATCCAGAAGCTTATTAGCGCTGGAATAGTCCAGATGAGATAA